The DNA sequence GGCTTATTAAAAAAATCACAAAGATTGTTATAACAAATGTTGCAAAGCAGCAGCAGATTTGGCGAAAAAAAGGTTTACATGTAACGGTTGCCGTAAATATTTCTTCTTATGATGTAGAGAGTGAAGAATTTCTGGATTTTTTTGAAGAGACCATGACAAAGTATGGCCTGAACAATAAGAGTATAGCAATTGAAATTACAGAAAGAACAGCGGTACAAAATTATGCGGCAGCAGAAAAATTTCTGCAGATTATGAAACAGCTTGGCATATCTGTAGAGATTGATGATTTTGGAATAGCACACTCTTCACTGTCTCAAATAACGCAAATGGAATTTGATACACTTAAAATAGACAAGTCTTTTATTGATAAAATTATACAAAGCGACAAAGAGCGAGAAATTGTAAAGATTATAATTGAGATGGCAAAGGTTTTAAATGTTACAACTTTGGCAGAAGGTGTTGAGAGCAAAGAGCAACTTGAATGGCTTAAAAAGAATGGCTGTGATATGATACAGGGGTATTATATTTCCAAACCGTTGAGTGCTCAAGATTTTGAAGCATATTTTTCTTTAAGGGGCTAAGATTGAATACAGATCTGCAAAAACAGTATGTTCACAATGAATATATACAGACCTATTTTCGTCTTTTTTTTATTGCTGTATCGGTTATTGCCATTACGTATTATACTTTTGTTGAGCATGCGCTTAGTGTTGAAGTCTATAAGTATATTATGCTGTTTCCTGTTTTGATGCTGAGTTTAATTGCCGTATATATGTTTATAGTTTACAAATATCCCTATTTTCTCCAAAACCAACGAATTGTTTTTATGAGCTTTGTTGAAACAACAGCAACTGGTTATGTTATGTACCTGACAGGACCGCTTTCGGCATATTTTCCTGCTTTGCTGTTATGGTTTTGTATAGGGTACGGAGTACGGTATGGAGAAAAGATAGGATTTGTCACCTATGGTATAGTTTTAATTACCTGGCTTGTTCTGCTCAACACCAGCCCGTTTTGGATACAAAACAGAGCACTCGGTTTTGGCTGGTTTATTGCTTATCTGGTTATTCCTCTGTATTTTTTCAAATTGCTGCAAAAGCTTCATAGCGATGTGGAAACATTCAACTATAAAGCAACACACGACCCCTTAACAGGTCTTCCAAACAGGTTTTTATTTGATGAGGTGCTATATCAATACTTAAAAGGCAAAAACTTTGCGTTGATATTTGTAGATTTGGACGGCTTTAAAGAGATAAATGACTCTTTTGGACACCTCACCGGCGATAAAGTTTTAGTAGAAGCATCCAAAAGAATAGAGCAGATAACTGATTTTACCTCTCGTTTGGGCGGAGATGAATTTGTTTGTATTGTGACATATGAGACAAAAAATGAATTAAAAGACCGATTAGACAAACTTGTTGCAAATCTTCAAAAAAATTGTCCAAATGAGCATATAAATCTTTCTGCAAGTATAGGTGTTTCACTTTATCCGAATGATTCTTTGTCTGCACATGAATTAAAGAAGAAAGCAGATGCGGCAATGTACAAAGCCAAGGAATCCGGAAAAAACAGATATTTTTTATACAGTGAGCTTGCCAGTTAAAAAATATTTACAGAATCTTTTCAGAGAATCTTTCAATAATCTCTTTACATGTAACCGGTCGTGAAAAAAGATAACCCTGTCCAAAATCACAGTTTGCTTCAGCCAGAAACTCTTCCTGATCCTGTGTTTCGATGCCTTCGGCAACTATCATATATTCGAGTGTTTTTGAAAGCGCTATAATTGCTTCGATGATGACATTGTCCGAACTGCCGTTGGCTATGTCATCGACAAAAGATTTGTCTATTTTGATGGTGTCGGTGGGGAGTTGTTTGAGATAGGACATAGAGGAGTACCCTGTACCGAAGTCATCGATTGAAATTTTAAATCCGTAGTTTCTGAAGTTTTGCAAAATATCCATATTGGCAACGGTGTGCTCCATTATGAAGCGTTCAGTGATTTCAATCTCTATCTCATGCGGTTGGACATTGTGTTTTGCCGCTATG is a window from the Sulfurimonas hydrogeniphila genome containing:
- a CDS encoding GGDEF domain-containing protein, encoding MNTDLQKQYVHNEYIQTYFRLFFIAVSVIAITYYTFVEHALSVEVYKYIMLFPVLMLSLIAVYMFIVYKYPYFLQNQRIVFMSFVETTATGYVMYLTGPLSAYFPALLLWFCIGYGVRYGEKIGFVTYGIVLITWLVLLNTSPFWIQNRALGFGWFIAYLVIPLYFFKLLQKLHSDVETFNYKATHDPLTGLPNRFLFDEVLYQYLKGKNFALIFVDLDGFKEINDSFGHLTGDKVLVEASKRIEQITDFTSRLGGDEFVCIVTYETKNELKDRLDKLVANLQKNCPNEHINLSASIGVSLYPNDSLSAHELKKKADAAMYKAKESGKNRYFLYSELAS